One genomic segment of Coffea arabica cultivar ET-39 chromosome 6e, Coffea Arabica ET-39 HiFi, whole genome shotgun sequence includes these proteins:
- the LOC113697003 gene encoding light-harvesting complex-like protein OHP1, chloroplastic codes for MAKVGSGTSDQAMAASAAISSSFLPLPAIASLHHSQNHQLYFLHNNPTLRTSSRSQKRLVFKVQAAKLPAGVELPKEVPKFQPPFLGFTRTAEIWNSRTCMVGLIGIFIVELILNRGILQIIGVEVGKGLNLPL; via the exons ATGGCTAAGGTTGGAAGCGGTACCAGCGACCAGGCAATGGCTGCGTCGGCggcaatttcttcttctttcctccCACTCCCGGCCATCGCATCACTCCATCATAGTCAGAATCACCAACTTTACTTTCTCCACAATAATCCAACCCTCAGAACCTCCTCCCGGAGTCAGAAGCGGCTGGTTTTCAAGGTTCAAGCTGCAAAGCTTCCTGCTGGA GTGGAACTGCCGAAAGAAGTTCCAAAATTTCAGCCCCCATTTCTGGGGTTCACTAGGACTGCTGAAATATGGAACTCCAGGACTTGCATGGTTGGTCTTATTGGCATCTTCATCGTTGAACTG ATTCTGAACAGGGGAATACTTCAGATAATTGGCGTAGAAGTTGGCAAAGGTCTTAATCTCCCCCTGTGA
- the LOC113697002 gene encoding uncharacterized protein isoform X2, with product MMGIAAKVRGAARICQSFSLLRPPSALTPGQPLRFLSESNNANKNPVVQQMIDYALSVGRSQKSDESISQGLLVLEQCHSTQAADDDSKGMVLLAMSTLLYERGNFAEAFEKLQSIQDLSSSSIAIRVAATEALVGIHLELDEDDASSVLTNIWYNLMDAIKLDIGGGSGFDVLEARAKALKGLLELVRGNLQTAQDDLLVAQDTEACTGNVALSYGEYLHGMRKLPIAKELYQKVIQQLSERDFNDLHNIGACNMSKDEVYLAATCALGQLEAHLGNFGDAEEILTAALKKAEQHFGSNHPKVGVILTCIALMYRLKATTEGSSSLLIQEGLYRKAIELLRAPPLDSDGAEGKVYRREMVALARGGYAEILCVQQNRKAEGEKMRRWAEAVWKNRRLSLAEVLDISENSTKVPVIDARICRSV from the exons ATGATGGGCATTGCAGCAAAGGTTCGCGGAGCGGCGAGAATCTGCCAGTCTTTCTCTCTGCTCCGACCACCATCGGCACTAACTCCGGGACAGCCTCTGAGATTTTTGTCGGAGAGCAACAACGCAAACAAGAACCCAGTTGTCCAGCAAATGATAGACTACGCACTTTCTGTTGGCCGTTCCCAAAAATCAG ATGAATCAATTTCGCAGGGTCTGTTGGTATTGGAGCAGTGCCACTCCACTCAAGCTGCAGATGACGATTCAAAAGGGATGGTTCTTTTAGCCATGTCTACCCTATTATATGAAAG GGGAAACTTTGCTGAAGCCTTTGAGAAACTGCAGAGCATCCAAGATTTGAGCTCGTCTTCTATTGCTATTAGAG TTGCTGCTACAGAAGCTCTAGTAGGAATCCATCTCGAATTGGATGAG GATGATGCTTCATCTGTGCTCACAAATATATGGTATAACCTCATGGACGCTATCAAATTAGACATTGGTGGTGGGAGTGGCTTTGATGTTCTGGAAGCCCGTGCAAAGGCGTTAAAAGGACTTCTGGAGCTGGTCCGGGGTAATCTTCAAACAG CTCAGGATGATCTTCTAGTAGCTCAGGATACTGAAGCTTGCACTG GCAATGTTGCTCTGTCTTATGGTGAATATCTTCATGGCATGCGGAAACTTCCTATTGCAAAGGAATTATACCAGAAAGTGATTCAGCAGTTGTCGGAGAGAGATTTTAACGACCTGCATAATATTGGGGCATGTAACATGTCAAAGGATGAGGTTTACTTAGCAGCTACATGTGCATTAGGGCAGCTTGAGGCTCATTTAGG aaattttggtGATGCTGAGGAGATTCTTACTGCAGCACTGAAGAAAGCAGAACAACATTTTG GGTCCAATCATCCCAAGGTTGGTGTTATTTTAACCTGCATAGCTCTCATGTATCGCTTGAAAGCGACAACAGAAGGCTCAAGTTCTCTTCTAATTCAAGAG GGACTTTATAGAAAGGCAATAGAACTGCTTAGAGCTCCACCATTGGACAGTGATG GCGCTGAAGGAAAAGTATATAGAAGGGAAATGGTTGCCCTTGCCAGAG GTGGCTATGCAGAAATACTGTGTGTTCAACAGAACAGAAAAGCAGAAGGCGAAAAAATGAGGCGCTGGGCAGAAGCTGTATGGAAAAATCGCAGGCTTTCACTAGCTGAGGTGCTAGACATATCTGAGAATTCTACCAAAGTACCTGTTATAGATGCTAGAATATGCAGGTCTGTATAA
- the LOC113697002 gene encoding uncharacterized protein isoform X1 — MMGIAAKVRGAARICQSFSLLRPPSALTPGQPLRFLSESNNANKNPVVQQMIDYALSVGRSQKSDESISQGLLVLEQCHSTQAADDDSKGMVLLAMSTLLYERGNFAEAFEKLQSIQDLSSSSIAIRVAATEALVGIHLELDEDDASSVLTNIWYNLMDAIKLDIGGGSGFDVLEARAKALKGLLELVRGNLQTAAQDDLLVAQDTEACTGNVALSYGEYLHGMRKLPIAKELYQKVIQQLSERDFNDLHNIGACNMSKDEVYLAATCALGQLEAHLGNFGDAEEILTAALKKAEQHFGSNHPKVGVILTCIALMYRLKATTEGSSSLLIQEGLYRKAIELLRAPPLDSDGAEGKVYRREMVALARGGYAEILCVQQNRKAEGEKMRRWAEAVWKNRRLSLAEVLDISENSTKVPVIDARICRSV, encoded by the exons ATGATGGGCATTGCAGCAAAGGTTCGCGGAGCGGCGAGAATCTGCCAGTCTTTCTCTCTGCTCCGACCACCATCGGCACTAACTCCGGGACAGCCTCTGAGATTTTTGTCGGAGAGCAACAACGCAAACAAGAACCCAGTTGTCCAGCAAATGATAGACTACGCACTTTCTGTTGGCCGTTCCCAAAAATCAG ATGAATCAATTTCGCAGGGTCTGTTGGTATTGGAGCAGTGCCACTCCACTCAAGCTGCAGATGACGATTCAAAAGGGATGGTTCTTTTAGCCATGTCTACCCTATTATATGAAAG GGGAAACTTTGCTGAAGCCTTTGAGAAACTGCAGAGCATCCAAGATTTGAGCTCGTCTTCTATTGCTATTAGAG TTGCTGCTACAGAAGCTCTAGTAGGAATCCATCTCGAATTGGATGAG GATGATGCTTCATCTGTGCTCACAAATATATGGTATAACCTCATGGACGCTATCAAATTAGACATTGGTGGTGGGAGTGGCTTTGATGTTCTGGAAGCCCGTGCAAAGGCGTTAAAAGGACTTCTGGAGCTGGTCCGGGGTAATCTTCAAACAG CAGCTCAGGATGATCTTCTAGTAGCTCAGGATACTGAAGCTTGCACTG GCAATGTTGCTCTGTCTTATGGTGAATATCTTCATGGCATGCGGAAACTTCCTATTGCAAAGGAATTATACCAGAAAGTGATTCAGCAGTTGTCGGAGAGAGATTTTAACGACCTGCATAATATTGGGGCATGTAACATGTCAAAGGATGAGGTTTACTTAGCAGCTACATGTGCATTAGGGCAGCTTGAGGCTCATTTAGG aaattttggtGATGCTGAGGAGATTCTTACTGCAGCACTGAAGAAAGCAGAACAACATTTTG GGTCCAATCATCCCAAGGTTGGTGTTATTTTAACCTGCATAGCTCTCATGTATCGCTTGAAAGCGACAACAGAAGGCTCAAGTTCTCTTCTAATTCAAGAG GGACTTTATAGAAAGGCAATAGAACTGCTTAGAGCTCCACCATTGGACAGTGATG GCGCTGAAGGAAAAGTATATAGAAGGGAAATGGTTGCCCTTGCCAGAG GTGGCTATGCAGAAATACTGTGTGTTCAACAGAACAGAAAAGCAGAAGGCGAAAAAATGAGGCGCTGGGCAGAAGCTGTATGGAAAAATCGCAGGCTTTCACTAGCTGAGGTGCTAGACATATCTGAGAATTCTACCAAAGTACCTGTTATAGATGCTAGAATATGCAGGTCTGTATAA
- the LOC113695378 gene encoding thaumatin-like protein — translation MLISSHLLLILLCVYAFLTRSNGIQLILVNNCPENIWPGILGGAGHVTPKAGGFHLSCGEEVIIGVPEMWSGRIWGRQDCHFDDKGKGSCGTGDCSGQLHCEGMGGAPPATVVEMTLGTSTSPLHFYDVSLVDGFNLPVSMKPVGGGIGCGIAECEVDLNICCPSALEVRVGEKVIGCKSACLAMQSAKYCCTGEYGNPKTCKPTLFANLFKAICPKAYSYAFDDSSSLNKCRASRYVITFCPPK, via the exons ATGCTAATTTCTTCACATCTCCTACTCATCCTACTCTGCGTATATGCCTTTCTCACGAGATCAA ATGGGATACAGCTAATATTGGTAAACAATTGTCCAGAAAATATATGGCCAGGGATACTTGGCGGCGCTGGCCATGTCACCCCAAAAGCAGGTGGTTTCCATCTGAGCTGCGGCGAGGAAGTTATCATTGGCGTGCCTGAGATGTGGTCAGGCAGGATATGGGGCAGGCAGGATTGCCATTTTGATGACAAAGGAAAAGGGTCGTGTGGCACCGGAGACTGTTCAGGTCAACTACACTGTGAGGGAATGGGTGGTGCACCACCAGCAACTGTGGTGGAAATGACACTGGGGACATCCACCTCCCCCTTACATTTTTATGACGTGAGTTTAGTTGATGGATTCAACTTGCCTGTCTCGATGAAGCCAGTCGGAGGTGGAATTGGCTGTGGCATAGCAGAATGTGAAGTTGATCTCAACATATGTTGTCCATCAGCATTGGAAGTTAGGGTAGGCGAGAAGGTGATAGGGTGCAAGAGTGCTTGCTTAGCTATGCAGTCGGCCAAGTATTGTTGCACGGGGGAATATGGAAACCCCAAAACCTGCAAACCAACACTCTTTGCCAATCTCTTTAAGGCCATTTGCCCGAAAGCCTATAGCTATGCTTTTGATGACTCTTCCAGCCTCAACAAATGCAGGGCCTCCCGTTATGTCATCACTTTCTGCCCTCCCAAGTGA
- the LOC113695661 gene encoding protein LATERAL BRANCHING OXIDOREDUCTASE 1-like has protein sequence MTINQNSTEEELPNYGGSLSAPNVQEMVKRDPSKIPDRNIRSLEDQPKRTKMTSFSSEIPTVDLSLLLQQQEQELRKLDKACKEWGFFQVVNHGIENQVLQKIKDTARLFLDLPLEEKNKFSMPADDMQGYGHAFVFSEKQKLDWNDALVLFMFPSKFRKCKFWPTTPADFM, from the exons ATGACTATTAATCAGAATAGCACAGAAGAGGAGCTACCTAATTATGGGGGATCTTTATCAGCACCAAATGTTCAAGAAATGGTGAAGAGGGATCCTTCAAAAATCCCAGACAGAAACATCAGGAGCCTAGAGGACCAgccaaaaagaacaaaaatgacCTCTTTCTCCTCTGAGATTCCTACAGTAGATTTATCATTGCTTTTACAGCAGCAAGAACAGGAGCTCAGGAAACTGGACAAGGCATGCAAAGAATGGGGTTTCTTTCag GTGGTCAATCATGGAATAGAGAACCAAGTattgcaaaaaataaaagatactgCAAGATTATTTCTTGATCTCCCATTAGAGGAGAAGAATAAGTTCTCAATGCCCGCAGATGACATGCAGGGATATGGGCATGCATTTGTGTTTTCTGAAAAGCAGAAATTGGATTGGAATGATGCACTAGTTCTGTTCATGTTTCCTTCAAAGTTCCGAAAATGTAAATTCTGGCCCACCACACCAGCGGATTTCATGTAG
- the LOC113697190 gene encoding hsp70 nucleotide exchange factor FES1 has product MAKEGPNWEGLLKWSLSHADGTRPPGNLSEEDRRWFMEAMQSQTVDVIRRMKEITLVMQTPDQVLESQGVTPQDLEDMLDELQEHVESIDMANDLHSIGGLNPLLKYLRNSHDNIRAKAAEVVSTIVQNNPRSQQLVMEANGLEPLLHNFTSDPDVTVRTKALGAISSLIRHNKPGIAAFRLANGYSALKDALSFESVRFQRKALNLIQYLLHENRSDCNIVTELGFPRILMHFASSEDGEVREGALRGLLELARDRREQGGSCSSEEERKLKELLEQRIEGISLMSAEDLGAAREERQLVDSLWNASFNEASALQEKGLLVLPGEDAPPPDVASKHFEPPLRAWAADRNADVQANSEKKDAPLLLGPPAGSASRHNNSNTDGGDERNPPT; this is encoded by the exons ATGGCGAAAGAAGGACCGAATTGGGAAGGTTTGCTGAAATGGAGTCTCTCTCACGCAGATGGTACTCGTCCCCCCGGTAATTTGAG CGAGGAGGATCGGAGATGGTTTATGGAGGCTATGCAATCGCAGACGGTTGACGTCATCAGAAGAATGAAGGAGATAACTCTGGTTATGCAAACTCCCGACCAAGTGCTTGAATCTCAAGGGGTCACTCCTCAAGATCTTGAGG ATATGTTGGACGAGTTACAAGAGCATGTCGAGTCTATTGACATGGCCAACG ATCTCCATTCTATTGGGGGTTTGAATCCTCTTCTCAAGTATCTGAGGAATTCCCATGATAATATTAGAGCCAAAGCTGCAGAAGTTGTGAGCACAATTGTTCAGAACAATCCCAGGAGTCAACAACTGGTGATGGAAGCTAATGGCCTGGAACCACTCCTCCATAATTTCACTTCGGATCCTGATGTTACTGTGCGCACTAAAGCACTCGGTGCAATCTCAT CTTTAATCAGGCACAATAAGCCTGGTATTGCAGCATTTCGTCTTGCAAATGGTTATTCTGCCCTAAAGgatgctttaagttttgagagCGTGAGATTTCAAAG GAAGGCTCTTAACTTGATCCAGTACTTATTGCATGAAAATCGTTCAGACTGCAATATTGTGACTGAACTTGGGTTCCCACGTATTCTGATGCATTTTGCTTCCAGTGAAGATGGAGAAGTGAGAGAGGGAGCACTCAGGGGTCTTCTTGAGCTTGCTAGAGACAGGAGAGAGCAGGGTGGCAGTTGCTCAAGCGAGGAGGAGAGGAAACTTAAGGAACTTCTTGAGCAACGAATTGAAGGGATCAGCCTGATGTCAGCTGAGGACCTTGGAGCTGCTAGAGAGGAAAGGCAGCTTGTAGACTCCCTGTGGAATGCCTCTTTCAATGAAGCCTCTGCTCTCCAAGAGAAAGGACTTCTTGTTCTGCCGGGGGAGGATGCACCTCCACCTGACGTTGCTAGCAAGCATTTTGAACCACCTCTCAGAGCTTGGGCTGCTGACCGAAATGCCGATGTGCAAGCCAATAGCGAGAAGAAAGATGCTCCATTATTACTAGGTCCACCTGCTGGTAGTGCTAGTCGTCATAATAACTCAAATACAGACGGTGGAGATGAGAGGAACCCTCCAACATAG
- the LOC113697294 gene encoding uncharacterized protein, with protein sequence MASTASLQTLFSSLGVKHPSAGASGTSLRRSTAAVGSKVWSLNAGVRENKKKGRSLAVVAAVGDVSSEGTTYLIAGAAAVALIGTAFPILFSRKDLCPECDGAGFVRQSGAALRANAARKDQAQIVCARCNGLGKLNQIDK encoded by the exons ATGGCATCCACAGCTTCTCTGCAGACGTTGTTTTCTTCGCTGGGAGTCAAGCATCCGAGCGCAGGAGCTAGCGGAACATCCCTGCGCAGGTCAACAGCAGCTGTGGGTTCAAAAGTTTGGTCGCTCAACGCAGGCGTGAGGGAGAATAAGAAGAAAGGGAGGTCGCTGGCGGTGGTCGCAGCAGTTGGGGATGTGTCGTCGGAGGGAACCACTTATCTAATTGCGGGTGCTGCCGCTGTGGCCTTAATTGGAACTGCATTCCCCATACTCTTCTCCCGCAAGGACCT GTGTCCTGAATGCGATGGAGCAGGTTTCGTAAGACAATCGGGGGCCGCATTGAGGGCAAATGCAGCCAGGAAAGACCAGGCTCAGATTGTCTGTGCTCGTTGTAACGGTCTTGGCAAGCTCAACCAAattgacaaataa